The Sporosarcina sp. Marseille-Q4943 genome includes the window ATTAAACCGATGACATTCAGATCGGCTGTCGTATTTCTTGCAATCATCCCGAGCAAAGTACTTTTTCCAACACCGGAACCGGCGAAGATCCCGACTCTTTGGCCATTGCCGACCGTTAACATCCCGTCAATCGCTTTGACACCTACAGCCAGCTTCTCGCTGATCGGCAATCTCGTCATGACATTCGGAGGATCCTGCTCTGTCCTTACCGTTGATAACCCTTTCGGAAGCGGACTGCCATCAATCGGATTCCCCATCGAGTCAAGCACTTTACCGATCAGGTTCATCCCGACCTTCACCTCAAGAGGCTTTCCAGTACATTCGACAAGACAACCGCTCGAAATGTCCGTAATATTCGAGTAAGGCATTAGGATGACAATTTCTTCCCTGAATCCGACGACTTCCGCCAAGATGACCGAGTCTCGTTTGCTTCCGTTGTTTAGATGGATTCGGCATACGTCCCCGACTGAACTTTCCGGCCCTTGAGATTCAATCATGAGGCCGACAACCCGGACGACACGTCCGAATTTCGGAAAGGAGTTCATTGTAGGAATGACATTTAGTAGTTCTTTCGCCTTCTTCATCGTCAGTCACCACTTTCCAACATTTCAACGAGCTGCTCTTTTAGCTCGTTCAACTGTTCATCCACGCTGACAACTATCCGACCTTGGTTCGTTTCGATAATACAATCGTCCTTGTTGAAATCGTCATTTGCAAAGATGAGAAAAGGGACATCAGGCGGAAAAATGGATGCGAGTTCCGCACGATTCGATGAAACGAGTTCGAATTGGGAAACAGAAACGTATAGTTTGATCTCTTTCATTTCTCTCGCTTCCTTCAATCCCCTCTTTACAATTGAAAGAAATGCTTCCTCATCTTCTTCAAGCGTCTTTCCGAGTATCCGTTCGGCCGTTTTCATCGCGATTTCCAATATGATTCCTTCCTGTGCTTCCAAATATTTCAGTGCGTTTTCCTTCGAATGGAGAATGACTTCATTTGCGACTTTTACAGATTCGCTCATATCGGATAGCGACTTATTTCGTCCTTCCTCGTAACCGACTTGGAAGCCCTCTTCATAAGCTTGTTGCTGTAACGCCTTCTTCTCCTGCTCCCAGGCGGCTTGCATAGCGGCGATATCCTCTTGTGCCATTTGCCTCATACGCTCCGCCTCAGCCTTGTCGATCTCAATCTGTCGTCTTGCATCTTTCAACATCCGGTCACGTTCAAGATAAAGAGCCTCTTTTGAGATACCTTCCTCTTTTCCGTCAACCTTCGGCATATTCAAATTCCTGATTGTGATTTCCTTAACGCTTCCGTCCTCGGAAATCGTACGGGAAGAACGAAAAATGTTAGACAATGATGTCATCCCCTCCACCACGGGCTATGATGATCTCACCTGAATCTTCCAATCTTCGGATTATAGAAACGATTCGTGCCTGCGCCTCTTCTACGTCCCGCAATCTCACAGGCCCCATAACTTCCATTTCTTCTTGGAAGGATTCGGCCATTCGCTGGGACATGTTTTTAAAGAGGATTTCCCTCACTTCTTCACTGGACACTTTCATCGACAATATGAGGTCCTCGTTTTCGCACTCACGCACAATGCGCTGAATGGAACGATTGTCCAATGTGACGATATCTTCGAAAACGAACATCCTTTTCCGGATTTCCTCTGCGAGCTCCGGATCTTGAATTTCAAGCGCATCCAAAATCGTCTTTTCGGTAGCTCTGTCGACCCCGTTCAATACTTGTACAACGGCGTCGACTCCGCCCGTCTCGGTGAAATCCTGGGTGACCGTCGAAGATAGCTTCCTTTCCAATACAGCCTCGATCTCGCTAATGACTTCAGGAGAGGTGGAATCCATTGTCGCAATCCTTTTTGCGATATCCGCCTGCATTTCCTGCGGCAGCGATGAAAGGATCATCCCTGCCTGCTCCGCTTCAAGATAGGACAAGATGAGAGCGATTGTCTGAGGATGCTCGTTCTGAATGAAATTCAGTATTTGGCTTGGTTCTGCCCTTCTTGCAAAGTCGAATGGTCTCACTTGCAAAGAAGATGTCAGCCGATTAATGATCGCTTGAGCGTGTTCTTTCCCTAACGCTTTCTCCAATACTGTTTTGGCATAACCGATTCCGCCTTGGGAGATATAGTCTTGGGCAAGTGCAATATTATGAAATTCCTCGATGATCTCTTCCTTGACGGAGGAGTCTACTTTCTTCACACCGGAAATTTCAAGTGTCAAACGTTCGATCTCCTCTTCAGTCAAGTGCTTATAGACAGCAGCCGAAACTTCCGGACCGAGCGATATGAGCAGGAGTGCCGCTTTTTGCTTGCCTGTCATTCCTTTATCTTTCTTTACCACTATTTATCCCTCCGTCAATCCTCGGCTATCCACGTTCTCAGTAACTTGGCGAATTCCTCAGGTTTGTCCTTCGCCATCTTTTCAAGTTGCTTTTTGCGAAGTGTCGCTTCTGTTTCGTGTTCCATATTAATATCATCCACATGCAATGCTTCTCGCTGCTCTTCGATAATCATCGCTTCTTCCATCTCCCGCTCCTCTCTGCGTTTGCGGAAGTATGCAATGATCAGGATGACAATGACGACTAGTAAAGCAGCTCCGATTGCATATACCCACCAAGGGACTACGCCTTGTGCAGTTTGAGGAACTGTTGTCATTTTCCCATTAAAGACTTGCGTGGAAATTGCAATTTTGCTTTCCCAATATTCATCTGTAACGTCTGTTGGCACATAGCTTTTATCAATCGAAGTCCTAATAATCGTCCCAAGAATATTTCGTATATCATTTTCCACGTCCGCCCCATCGGACGGCTCTATCATTACTTGAATACCGATATCACGAATTTTGTAAGGACTTTCAACGATATCTTTCCGGATTCGGTTCACTTCATTATTGATCGTTTCTTCCAACCGTTCATAATCGCCATTTGCACTGTTGCCTTCAACGAAGTTTGTACGGTTATCGGTCGGGTCTTCTCCTTCTGGCGGGCCTCCTGCGAGAGCGCCGTTGCCGGAAAATGATTCCGTAATCCTTTGAACGCTGATTGCTAGGCTGTCCAAGTCCTCATCTACGCGGTCGACAAGATTCTCTTGCCTGTTTTCCTGCTTAAAATCGATATCGGTTGTTACAGAAACGATTACTTTGTCCTGACCGACCATCGTACCGAGCATCATCTGCACTTTCCTCTGCAAATCGCGTTCAATCGTCTTCTTCAAATCCATTTGATCGATTATGTTGGTACCGATTGATTGGCTGGATGACTTTAAATCGAAGTATTCGGAATACTGGTTCATGATTACGATATCGTCTGTAGATAAATTCGGTAAACTTTTAGATATTAAATTATATAAGGCGGTAATTTGCGATTCCGTAAACTGATGTCCAGGTTCCGTTTTCAACATAATAGCTGCACTTGCATTTTGTACGGTTTCATTTAAAAAGACACTTTGCGTAGGCAATGTGATCATTACGTTTGCATCCTGAACTCCTTGGATCCCTTTGATTAAATTTGCCAATTCTGTTTGCATTGAAGCAAGCTTGATCATATTGAATTCATTATCCGTCGTGCCAAAGCCGGCATTTTGAGAGAAGAACGAATAATCGATTGTTCCTGTATTCGGGTATCCTTCCGCGGCGAGGGTGACAAGAAGATCATCAACACGCTCTTTCGGAACGAGGATGGATGTGCCCCCGGGCGCAATTTGGCTTGGAATGCCTTGCGCATCCAACTCTTCCTTTATGCGTCCTATTTCTGCACGCGAAACGTCACTATAGAGGGGGACAAACTCCGTCCTTGACAAGAAGTATGTCAAAAATGCAGCAAAAATAATGACAGCAGCCGCGGACCCGATATATGTTGTTTTTTGTCGTTTTGTGCGACTCGACCAGAACTGCTTCAAGTCAGTTCCAATTTTCGTCAATCTTTCTTTCATTCTGATCCCCCGGTCTGCTTACATAATAACAACATTAGTAAATGTGAAAATTAAACTGGCATTCTTATTATTTCTTGATAGGCTTCGATGACTTTATTCCGCACTTCCATTGTCGCATTCAAAGCAATTGAAGCTTTTTGTGCGGTGATCATAACATTATGCAAATCAACATCTTCACCTAAAATGAGTTTCTGCGTCATTTTATCCGATTCGATCTGTTTGACGTTCACTTCCTGAATGGCATCTTTCAAAAATGTTCCGAAGCTTTTCTGCGACTCGTATGGCGTCGGCTGAATGCCCTGGCCTATCTTCAGCAATCCGGCTGCATTTCCTGCCCCTTGTATAGATTGTATCGGCATCAGTCATCACTTCCCTTCCCGTTCATCATTTCCCTATTTCAAGTGCTTTCATTAGCATCGCTTTGTTGGCATTTAATACTGTGACATTCGCTTCATATGACCTTGTCGCAGACATGAGATCGATCATTTCCCTTAATGGATCTACATTCGGCATTTGGACATATCCTTCCTCATTCGCATCTGGATGCGTTGGGTCAAAAACAAGCTTGAACGGAGTTTCTACATCTTCCTGTATACGTGAAACTGTCACCCCATAGCCAACGGCACCCCTGTCCTGGCTCCCCATCGCTGCTTGCAGCATCGAAGAGAACCGTCCTTCCATCGGTTGAAAACTCACAGTCTTACGACGATATGGCTGCCATTCGCCATCTACCATCTTCCCTCGGGTCGTTTCAATATTTGCCATATTTGAGGAAATGACGTCCATCCTAAGGCGTTGTGCAGTCAGTGCCGATGCGGAAGTATTAAGGCTATGAAAAATCGACATGATTAACGTCCTCCTTTAATGACATTTTGAAGTGAGTTGAATTTACTGTTGAGGCGGTCGACCAACGCGTTATAGTAAATCTGGTTCGCAGCAAGATCTGCCTGCTCTTTGTCCATGTCAACACCATTGCCATCTTGCCTATATTTGAAATTGGTATAATTGGCTATACCCGGTTTCGAAACTTTGGAAGCAAAATCAAAATGCAGTTCATTCGTCCGATAGGCATTGATCGGCTTGCTCTGAGCTTCATGCATCATTTGCTTAAAACTAACATGTTTCGACTTGTAATTCGGCGTGTCGACATTTGCTATATTTTGCGAAATAACTTTTCCTTTTGTTGATGAAAAATCCAAACCTCGCTCAAGCAGTGAAATCGTTGATCCATAAATGTTCATTAATCTATTTCACCTCTAGTTTTATATTATTTTTATATGATAGATTGCATTTCTATAAAACTTTCAATGAAAACACATATCTTATTGTATCGGATTTTGGCGAACTTTGTCCATCATATTAATCCAAATAGAATTAGTACAAAACAACCCTTTTACATTCATACAAACCGCATGTTTATAGTTCTTAGGACTAATTTCACAACATAGCAATTTGGCATCAATCATCCGAAGACAACTTACTCATTCCTTCCCATAAAAATAACACTTCGGCAAAATTTTCAGCCGAAGTGTTATGAGTGATTAATTCTTTTGGTTTTCAAGTTCCTCAAGGAATTTGCTGTTCAATACTTTAATGTATGTGCCTTTCATACCAAGTGAACGGGATTCGATCACACCGGCACTTTCAAGTTTACGCAAAGCATTGACGATAACGGAGCGTGTAATTCCTACACGGTCAGCAATTTTGGAAGCAACTAGTAGACCTTCATTGCCATCAAGCTCTTTGAAGATGTGTTCAATCGCTTCGTGTTCACTGTAGGACAATGAATTGATAGCCATTTGAACTACAGCTTTGCTACGTGCTTCCACTTCGATTTCCTCAGCTTTTTCACGTAGGATTTCCATACCAACTACAGTAGCGCCATACTCAGCAAGGATAAGATCATCCTCTGTGAACTTTTCTTTTAGGCGAGCAAGGACAAGCGTTCCAAGTCGCTCGCCACCACCGATGATCGGAACAACTGTCGTCAAGCCGTCTTTGAATAGTTCACGTTCCTCTTCAGGGAATACTGTGTAATCACTGTATACATCAATATTTGAAGACGTTTCATTCACTTCGAAAAGTTTTTTTGTGTACTCTTCAGGGAACTTACGGTCTTGGAACATCTTTTTCATACGCTCGTTCTCAATTTGTTGGTGAATTTCAAGGCCAAGCAATTTCCCTTTTCTGCTGACGATGAATGCGTTACATTCGATGACCATGCTCAATTTTTCAGCCATCTCTTTAAAGTTTACAGGCTTCCCTGCTGTTTCTTGCAACATTGCATTAATTTTTCTTGTTTTTGATAATAAAGACATTATTACTTCCTCCTAATAGTTCCATTGGTATTTAAGAATATTCTAAAGCTTTTTAATCATTAAATAAACTAATACGTGTTCATTATAAGATAAAATGTGACAAATCTTTGTTTTTTACGATGTTTTTCAACTTATCATCGACATATGCCACAGTAATCTTAATCGATGACGGTCCGATTTCCGCAGCTTCATACGATAACTCTTCAAGTAATTTCTCCAGTATCGTATGCAACCGTCTTGCGCCGATGTTTTCGGTGTTATCATTCACATCAAATGCAATTTCCGCAACCCTGTCGATTGCTTCATCCGAAAACTCAATTTCGACATTTTCCGTTGCCAACAATTTTTCGTATTGCTTGATCAACGAAAAATCGGGTTCTTTCAAAATCCGGACGAAGTCATCCTTCGTAAGCTTTTCAAGTTCAACCCGAATCGGGAAGCGGCCCTGCAGCTCCGGGATGATATCCGAAGGCTTTGACATATGGAAAGCGCCAGCCGCTATGAATAGGATGAAATCCGTCTTCACAGGACCATATTTAGTCGTCACCGTTGAGCCTTCCACGATAGGCAATATGTCTCGTTGAACACCTTCCCGAGAAACATCTGCAGAAGATCCGCCGCTATTGCCCCGACTAGCTATTTTATCCATTTCATCAATGAAGATGATTCCGGACTGCTCCGTCAGCTCAACCGACCTTCTTGAAATTTCATCATGATCGATCAGTTTATCTGCTTCCTCGGCTTGAAGGATCTTTCTCGCTTCCTTCACCTTCATTTTGCGCTTCGTCATCTTTTTCGGCATTAAAGAAGATAATGCGTCCTGCATGCTTGCACCCATTTGTTCCATTCCCGAACCTTGCAGTGCATCAAACATGGACGGCTGTTGAGAAGAAACTTCAACCGTAATCGATTGATCCTCCAATTCACCAGCTGCGAGACGACGGGCGATTTCAGACCGTTTTTGGCGAATGTCATCCGCTTCCTCGGGACTTTTATCATCCTCATCGGCCTTTTGTCCAAAAAGCATTTCAAAAGGATTTTGCATATTGACTTTGCGCTTTCTTTCAGGAACGAGCAATTCAACGAGCCGCTCCTCAGCAAGCTTTTCCGCTTGGCCTTTGACAGATTCGCGCATTTCCTCACGAACGATGCGGACCGCCGATTCAGTGAGATCTCTCACCATCGATTCGACGTCTCTGCCGACATATCCGACTTCAGTAAACTTTGTCGCTTCCACTTTGACGAAAGGGGCATTGACGAGCCTTGCGATCCTTCTCGCAATTTCGGTCTTTCCAACCCCTGTCGGTCCGATCATTAGGATGTTTTTAGGAATGATCTCCCTCTTTTCATCATCTGTCAAAAGGCTTCTTCTATACCTATTTCGGATAGCTACGGCAACTGCCCTCTTTGCAGCATTCTGTCCTACGATATATCGATCCAAGTAAGCGGTTAACTCGCGGGGGGTCAATTCCTGTTTTTTATTCATTCGAGTACCTCCACAATTATCCGGTCATTTGTGTAGACACATAGGTCAGCGGCTGTCTCAAGCGCAGCCTTGGCAATCTGCTCGGCGGTAAGTGAATCGCCGCTATATTTTTTCAGTGCGCGTCCTGCTGCTAGTGCATAGTTCCCGCCTGATCCGATTGCAAGCACCCCGTCATCCGGTTCAATCACTTCACCGGTTCCCGAAACGAGCAGAAGCCGATCTCTGTCAGCGACAAGCAGCATCGCTTCCAACTTCCTTAATACCCTGTCGCCTCGCCACTCTTTTGCAAGCTCAACAGCAGCGCGTTCCAAGTTGCCGTTGAACTCACCTAGCTTGCCCTCAAACAACTCAAAAAGGGTAAACGCATCGGCTACCGATCCTGCAAATCCAGCTATTATTTTACCGCCAAAAAGCCTTCGTACTTTTTTAGCGGTATGCTTCATGACAACAGATTCTCCCATTGTCACTTGTCCGTCACCCGACATCGCACTAACACCATTGTGCCGGATGGCAAAAATAGTTGTAGAATGAAATTCCATCAGTTCATCCTCCTAAGCCCGCGGATGTGTTTTCATATACGTCTTCCGTAAATGCTCTTTAGTGATATGCGTATACACCTGTGTCGAAGATAAATGACTATGGCCGAGCAATTCTTGTACAGTTCTCATATCTGCGCCGTTCGACAGCAAATGCGTCGCAAAGGAATGGCGGATCATGTGCGGATAAATCTTCCCGTGGATGGCCGCTTCCTCCATCATCGCATTCAGCACATGACGGACACCCCTGTCCGTGATCGGATCACCACGTAAATTGACAAACAGTGATTGATGACTTTTCTTCTTCATTAGAATAGGACGACTCTTCTCCATATAAGATTCAAGTGCATCCTGGGCGAAACTTCCGAATGGAACGTAGCGCTCTTTTCTGCCTTTCCCCATCACTTTGACGATGCCGAGGGAATTATCGACATCGCCCAATTCAATGGATGTCAGCTCACTTACCCGGATTCCGGTGGCGTAAAGCAGTTCGAGAAGAGCTTGATTACGTAATGATTTCGGATCTTCACCAACGCAAGTTTCAAAGAGCGACTCCAATTCCTTTTCATAAAAAAAAGCCGGAAGCCGCTCTTCCTTCTTTGGATGATGCAATAATCGGAATGCATTATCATTTATCCCGAATCGAGCATTGCCAAACTTATAAAAAGATCGAATCGATGAAATCTTCCTTGAGATTGTTTTCCTTGCTAATTCTTTGTCATACAGTCTTGTTATATACAATCGTGCTTCAGGATATTCGACATCATTTAGATCAGCAATCCCTTCTTGGGATAAAAAGGAGAAGAACTCGTGAATGTCATTGCTGTATTCCGAAACTGTCCGGGATGAATAGTTCTTTTCCAGGCGTATGTAGGATATGTATTCGTCTAGAACAGCATCTGGATCAATACGTTGCAAGTGCTTCACCCCCATATGAATCACTCTGTCAATTATAGCAAGATTGGGACATGTTTGAATAGTGGTTATTTTTTCTTTTTTTCAATCCGCATATTATCGTCACTCATTAATCGAATAGGAGGACTAATCCGGAAATTCAAAAGTCATCCACGATTCACTATAACGTAAATTATATTGTTACGGCAACAAAATCGCCTTAGGTTGTCTGACCTCTACTGTAAATTTGGACACATAATGTTCATTTTTTAGGAAATGCACCTTCGGATTGCCGTATAGGAGGCGTACCAAAGGCGTTAAAAAGCTGCACGATGCGGATTTAATCCGTCATGTGCAGCTTGCACTTTATACGAGTACCGCCGATTGAAATTGCTCTAACGCTTTGAATGCACGTTCAGCATGTTTCTCTGCCCGTTCGACTTTGGACTTGATTCGCTCGCCTAATTCTGGGAACAGTCCAAAATTGATATTCATCGGTTGGAAGTTTTTGGAGTCGGCTTCAGTAATATATCTAGCCATACTTCCTAACGCGGTCTCTTCGGGAAATTGGATCGGCTCTTTGCCCAATGCCAAGTTTGCAGCATTGATTCCGGCAATCAAACCGGAGCCGGCCGATTCTACATATCCTTCGACACCAGTCATTTGACCTGCAAAAAAGATATTACTATTCTCTCTAAGTTGATACGTTGAGTTCAGGACACGCGGTGAGTTGATGAATGTATTTCGGTGCATGACCCCGTACCTGACGATTTCAACATTTTCAAGACCTGGTATTAATCGAAGCACCTCTTTTTGTGCTCCCCATTTCATATGCGTCTGGAATCCGACAATGTTATATAACGTGCCTGCAGCATCATCTTGTCGCAATTGGACGACCGCTTTCGGGCGTTTGCCTGTTTTCGGATCTTCCAATCCGACCGGCTTCATCGGTCCGAATAAGAGAGTTTTCTCTCCACGGCGGGCCATCACTTCAACCGGCATGCATGCTTCGAAATACACTTCCTTCTCAAATTCCTTCAAAGGAGCCACTTCCGCATTGATCAGTGCTTCATGGAATCGTTTAAATTCCTCTTCATTCATCGGGCAATTCAAATAGGCGGCCTCAGCTTTATCATATCTAGACTTCAAATATACTTTATCCATATCGATGGAGTCCTTCTCCACAATCGGAGCTGCAGCATCGTAGAAATATAGATATTCCTCGCCTGTTAATTTTCGGATTCGCTCCGCCAATGCCGGTGATGTCAACGGTCCGGTTGCAATGACTGTAATTCCTTCCATCATCCCGTCCAAGTCCGTCACTTCTTCATTGATGACTTCAATTAACGGGTGGTTTCTGATCTTATCTGTCACATTGCCCGCAAATTCGTGGCGATCGACTGCTAGTGCTCCTCCAGCTGGGACAGCGCATGTGTCAGCGGCGCTAATGATGAGGGAGTTGAGCCTGCGCATCTCTTCCTTAATAACCCCCACCGCATTCGTCAAGTTGTTCGCTCTCAAAGAGTTGCTGCAGACGAGTTCCGCAAACTTATCAGTATGATGAGCGGGTGTCTGCTTCACCGGTCTCATTTCATATAAACGGACTTGAACTCCGCGGGAGGCGATTTGCCAAGCTGCCTCACTTCCCGCAAGTCCCGCTCCGATGACGTTTACGATTGGTGTCATTCAGCCAACCTCTTTTCCATCTTCTTATTCTTGTGCATCTTCTTTGTAGTCACATTCCGTACATTGAATTTGCACACCTTTTTTCAGCCTTTTTTCAACTAATGTATTTTGACATTTCGGGCAAGGTCTAGCTATCGGTTTATCCCAAGATACATATTCACACTCAGGATATCTGTCACAGCCATAGAAAATCCGTTTCGTTTTGCTCTTCCTCTCGACGACCTGCCCTTCTTTACATGACGGGCAAGTGACACCAATCGGCTTGATGATTGCTTTTGTATTTCGGCAATCCGGGAAATTCGAGCAAGCCATGAATTTTCCATATCGGCCCATCTTAAATACCATAGGCGAACCGCATTTCTCACAATCTTCGCCGGCTGGCTCGTCCTTGATCTCAATTTTCTCCATCTCTTCGTCAGCGACTTTTACGTGCTTCTCAAATTCTTTATAAAATTCATCGATGACTTGGACCCATTGGATTTCCCCTTCTTCGACATTGTCAAGATTCTTCTCCATTTCGGCAGTGAATTCGATATTGATAATGTCAGGGAAGTATTGGTTCACCGCTTGATGGACGATTTCTCCTAGTTCTGTCGGAACGAACCGTTTGGCGTCCAACGTGACGTACCCTCTTTTTTGAATCGTATCTAGAGTAGGCGCATATGTTGACGGTCGTCCGATCCCAAGCTCTTCAAGCGTCTTGACAAGACGTGCTTCCGAATATCTTGGAGGCGGTTGCGTGAAGTGCTGCTTCGGATCAATATCGCTCCCTTTCACGTGCTCCCCTTTTTCAAGCGGCGGCAGGATACGGTCCTTTTCCTCTTCCTGATCATCTTCTCCTTCGATATAGACTTTCATGAAGCCTGGAAATTTAACTTCTGAACCGGTTGCCCTGAATTTGATTTCGCCATTCATAAGATCCGCTGTGACAGTATCAAGCACTGCAGGAGCCATCTGACTGGCAACAAATCGTTCCCATATCAATTTATATAGTCTGAGCTGATCACGTGTTAAAAACGCTTTCATCGCTTCAGGCGGCCTCATGACGGACGTCGGTCTTACCGCTTCATGCGCGTCTTGCGTATTAGCCGATTCCTTCGCCTTTGCTTTTGCCTTGGACGTGGCGATGAACTCCTTGCCATACATCTTTTCGATAAAGGAAAACGCTTCATCCTTGGCACTTTCTGAAATCCGCGTGGAATCCGTTCTCATATACGTTATGAGACCGACAATGCCCTCTTTACCGATATTGATCCCTTCGTAAAGCTGTTGGGCAAGCATCATCGTTTTTCGAGCACGGAAATTCAATTTCCGAGCCGCTTCCTGTTGCAAAGAAGATGTTGTAAATGGAGGTGCAGGATTCCTTCTTCTTTCCTTTTTGACGACATTGACGATTTCAAATTCATCGCCGGACATCTTGGATAGGACTTCATCGACTTGCTGTTTATTTTCCAGCTTCAATTTCTTCGACGCATCGCCATAGAAAGAAGCCTCGAATGTTTTTCCATCTTTGCTGAACCGTCCGACAATGCTCCAATATTCTTCCGGTATGAATGCCTTTATTTCATTCTCCCGGTCAATGATCAATCGCAAAGCGACCGATTGCACACGCCCGGCGGACAATCCCTTCTTCACTTTCTTCCAAAGGATCGGGCTAATATTATAGCCTACGAGTCTATCCAATATCCTTCTAGCCTGTTGGGCATCCACCCGATTCATATCGATCGGCCTTGGGCTTTTGAATGATTCCTTTATGGCATCCTTCGTGATTTCATTGAAAACGACACGGCAATCCGAATTGATGTCTACACCCAATTGATGTGCCAAATGCCACGCAATTGCTTCCCCTTCCCTGTCGGGGTCAGCCGCGAGAAAGATTTTCTTCGCTTTTTTCGCATCTTTTTTCAATTCTTGTAGAATAGGACCTTTTCCGCGTATCGTGATGTATTTCGGTTCATAATTATTTTCTGTGTCCACGCCCATCTGACTGCGCGGTAAATCTCTTAAATGTCCGATGGATGCACGGACCTTATACTTTTTCCCTAAATAACGCTCAATTGTTTTCGCCTTGGCGGGCGACTCAACAATTACTAAATAATCTGCCATTTTTCATGTTCCTCCTCATAGAGGTTCCCTTTTTACTTATCTGTTGGGCATGCTCTTATTATTCTAGCCCATTTCAGATCCGGTGTATCCGGATGTAAAAGAATATCTGTTGCAAAATGTATAACAGATTTCATTTAAAATCAACCTTTTCAATAAAAGGGATGTTTTTCCCTCTATAGGAATGAGCTGTTTTCAAGCGCCTGAAAGCCGTTCCAGATAGGTTTTGCACCTTGTTCAATCAATTTATTCGGCCCAAGTGATAAAGACGATGTGATTGGGCCAGGAACTGCATATATAGCCTTCCC containing:
- the hslV gene encoding ATP-dependent protease subunit HslV, encoding MMEFHSTTIFAIRHNGVSAMSGDGQVTMGESVVMKHTAKKVRRLFGGKIIAGFAGSVADAFTLFELFEGKLGEFNGNLERAAVELAKEWRGDRVLRKLEAMLLVADRDRLLLVSGTGEVIEPDDGVLAIGSGGNYALAAGRALKKYSGDSLTAEQIAKAALETAADLCVYTNDRIIVEVLE
- the topA gene encoding type I DNA topoisomerase, whose product is MADYLVIVESPAKAKTIERYLGKKYKVRASIGHLRDLPRSQMGVDTENNYEPKYITIRGKGPILQELKKDAKKAKKIFLAADPDREGEAIAWHLAHQLGVDINSDCRVVFNEITKDAIKESFKSPRPIDMNRVDAQQARRILDRLVGYNISPILWKKVKKGLSAGRVQSVALRLIIDRENEIKAFIPEEYWSIVGRFSKDGKTFEASFYGDASKKLKLENKQQVDEVLSKMSGDEFEIVNVVKKERRRNPAPPFTTSSLQQEAARKLNFRARKTMMLAQQLYEGINIGKEGIVGLITYMRTDSTRISESAKDEAFSFIEKMYGKEFIATSKAKAKAKESANTQDAHEAVRPTSVMRPPEAMKAFLTRDQLRLYKLIWERFVASQMAPAVLDTVTADLMNGEIKFRATGSEVKFPGFMKVYIEGEDDQEEEKDRILPPLEKGEHVKGSDIDPKQHFTQPPPRYSEARLVKTLEELGIGRPSTYAPTLDTIQKRGYVTLDAKRFVPTELGEIVHQAVNQYFPDIINIEFTAEMEKNLDNVEEGEIQWVQVIDEFYKEFEKHVKVADEEMEKIEIKDEPAGEDCEKCGSPMVFKMGRYGKFMACSNFPDCRNTKAIIKPIGVTCPSCKEGQVVERKSKTKRIFYGCDRYPECEYVSWDKPIARPCPKCQNTLVEKRLKKGVQIQCTECDYKEDAQE
- the xerC gene encoding tyrosine recombinase XerC is translated as MDPDAVLDEYISYIRLEKNYSSRTVSEYSNDIHEFFSFLSQEGIADLNDVEYPEARLYITRLYDKELARKTISRKISSIRSFYKFGNARFGINDNAFRLLHHPKKEERLPAFFYEKELESLFETCVGEDPKSLRNQALLELLYATGIRVSELTSIELGDVDNSLGIVKVMGKGRKERYVPFGSFAQDALESYMEKSRPILMKKKSHQSLFVNLRGDPITDRGVRHVLNAMMEEAAIHGKIYPHMIRHSFATHLLSNGADMRTVQELLGHSHLSSTQVYTHITKEHLRKTYMKTHPRA
- the trmFO gene encoding FADH(2)-oxidizing methylenetetrahydrofolate--tRNA-(uracil(54)-C(5))-methyltransferase TrmFO, with protein sequence MTPIVNVIGAGLAGSEAAWQIASRGVQVRLYEMRPVKQTPAHHTDKFAELVCSNSLRANNLTNAVGVIKEEMRRLNSLIISAADTCAVPAGGALAVDRHEFAGNVTDKIRNHPLIEVINEEVTDLDGMMEGITVIATGPLTSPALAERIRKLTGEEYLYFYDAAAPIVEKDSIDMDKVYLKSRYDKAEAAYLNCPMNEEEFKRFHEALINAEVAPLKEFEKEVYFEACMPVEVMARRGEKTLLFGPMKPVGLEDPKTGKRPKAVVQLRQDDAAGTLYNIVGFQTHMKWGAQKEVLRLIPGLENVEIVRYGVMHRNTFINSPRVLNSTYQLRENSNIFFAGQMTGVEGYVESAGSGLIAGINAANLALGKEPIQFPEETALGSMARYITEADSKNFQPMNINFGLFPELGERIKSKVERAEKHAERAFKALEQFQSAVLV